A portion of the Nitrosopumilus sp. b3 genome contains these proteins:
- a CDS encoding valine--tRNA ligase encodes MEPKISEKAWNPELEKEILKKWEDEKIYDFTPQDDNYTIDTPPPYPSGRPWHIGAAAHYSQIDMIARTARMSGKNVYFPIGIDRNGLPVELYTEKKHNIRMRETERGEFLNLCREALDDLEAEMIVIMKSLGISGDFANYYRTDSEEYRSLTQSTFIELWKKGQVYLANRPNNYDWVSGTTIADAEITYQDLPTKLVYMKFKIKDTDQEIIIASTRPELLCACRTIIVNPEDERYTKYIGKKIIVPITNVEVELKTHHSAKEEFGSGAVMVCSYGDQNDVALFRELELEEIVAIGLDGRMTEVAGEYVGLKPKQARTKIIEDLETNGFLEKIEEINHRTPISERSKIPIEIIPMEEYYLKQKDAIVKIKNLGQEITFHPSMHKQILMNWLESINIDWPISRRRFYGTEIPIWYCKNCSEPHVPEPGKYYRPWKEKCPISNCSKCNSTEFVGEERTFDTWMDSSVSPLFISKFNRDEEFFKKVYPASIRPQAKDIVRTWLYYTLLRCEQLTGEKPWSEAWIMGYGLDEKGMKMSKSKGNAIDPLPVIEKLGADTFRFWSASEINHGYDFRCNEQKIESSKKFLSKLWNVSRFLSSFPVIKSGDLTASDKWILSELDNLVKECKKGYDEYNFFIPAIAIREFTWNLFAAHYIEMVKARAYGIEFTDEERDGAIFTLHKTLSTVLKLLAPITPFITEHLWKILYSEESIHKEKQVDSENLEEQSNITKEITEFNSKVWNEKKDQGLSLKDSIKIEIPSMLEPYKKDLKSMHNLID; translated from the coding sequence ATGGAACCTAAAATTTCAGAAAAAGCATGGAATCCAGAATTAGAGAAAGAAATTCTAAAAAAATGGGAAGATGAAAAGATTTATGATTTTACACCACAAGATGACAATTATACAATAGACACTCCACCTCCATATCCTTCAGGAAGACCATGGCATATTGGAGCAGCTGCTCATTATTCACAAATAGACATGATTGCACGAACTGCAAGAATGAGTGGGAAAAATGTGTATTTTCCAATTGGAATAGATAGAAACGGATTACCAGTTGAACTGTACACAGAGAAAAAACACAATATTAGAATGAGAGAAACAGAAAGAGGTGAATTTCTAAATCTCTGCAGAGAAGCACTAGATGATTTAGAGGCTGAGATGATTGTGATAATGAAAAGTTTGGGAATTAGTGGGGATTTTGCAAATTACTACAGAACAGACTCAGAAGAATATAGGAGTCTCACACAATCAACATTCATAGAGTTATGGAAAAAAGGACAAGTCTATCTAGCAAATCGACCCAATAACTATGATTGGGTTTCAGGTACAACTATTGCAGATGCAGAAATTACATACCAAGACTTACCCACAAAACTAGTTTACATGAAATTTAAAATCAAAGATACGGATCAAGAAATAATTATTGCAAGTACTAGACCAGAATTACTTTGTGCATGTAGAACTATTATTGTCAATCCTGAAGATGAGAGATATACAAAATACATTGGAAAAAAAATAATTGTTCCAATAACAAATGTGGAAGTGGAATTAAAAACACACCATTCTGCAAAAGAAGAATTTGGTTCAGGAGCTGTTATGGTATGTAGTTACGGTGATCAAAACGATGTAGCATTATTTAGAGAATTAGAACTAGAAGAGATTGTTGCAATTGGATTAGATGGAAGAATGACTGAGGTTGCAGGTGAATATGTGGGATTAAAACCAAAACAAGCAAGAACAAAAATCATTGAAGATTTAGAAACAAATGGATTTTTAGAAAAAATTGAAGAAATTAATCACAGAACACCGATTTCAGAGAGAAGTAAGATTCCAATTGAAATTATTCCAATGGAAGAATATTATCTAAAACAAAAAGACGCAATTGTAAAAATCAAAAATTTAGGGCAAGAAATTACATTCCACCCATCAATGCATAAACAGATTTTGATGAATTGGTTAGAATCTATCAATATCGACTGGCCAATTTCAAGAAGAAGATTTTATGGTACTGAAATCCCAATTTGGTACTGCAAAAACTGCTCAGAACCTCATGTTCCTGAGCCTGGAAAGTACTATAGACCATGGAAGGAAAAATGTCCAATCAGTAATTGTTCCAAATGTAATTCAACAGAATTTGTTGGTGAGGAACGAACATTTGATACATGGATGGATTCAAGTGTATCCCCACTTTTCATCAGCAAATTTAACAGAGATGAGGAATTTTTTAAAAAAGTGTATCCAGCTTCGATTAGACCTCAAGCAAAAGATATTGTTAGAACATGGTTATACTACACTCTATTAAGATGTGAGCAATTAACGGGAGAAAAACCATGGTCTGAAGCATGGATAATGGGATATGGTTTAGACGAAAAAGGAATGAAGATGAGTAAGAGTAAAGGAAATGCAATAGATCCATTGCCAGTAATTGAGAAATTAGGAGCTGACACTTTTAGATTCTGGAGTGCAAGTGAAATTAATCACGGATATGATTTTAGATGTAATGAACAAAAAATTGAGTCAAGTAAAAAATTCCTTAGTAAGTTATGGAATGTGTCAAGATTTTTGTCTAGTTTCCCTGTGATTAAATCAGGGGATCTTACAGCATCAGATAAATGGATTTTATCAGAATTAGATAATTTAGTAAAAGAATGTAAAAAAGGATATGATGAATACAACTTTTTCATTCCTGCTATTGCAATAAGAGAATTTACTTGGAATTTGTTTGCAGCACATTATATTGAGATGGTAAAAGCTAGAGCATATGGAATTGAGTTTACTGATGAAGAAAGAGATGGTGCAATATTTACGCTTCATAAAACATTGTCAACAGTTTTAAAACTTTTAGCGCCAATTACACCTTTTATTACTGAACATCTTTGGAAGATTTTGTATTCAGAAGAAAGTATTCATAAAGAAAAACAAGTTGATTCCGAAAATCTTGAAGAACAAAGTAACATCACTAAAGAGATCACTGAATTTAATTCTAAAGTTTGGAATGAGAAAAAAGATCAAGGATTATCATTAAAAGATTCAATAAAAATTGAAATTCCTTCTATGTTAGAACCATACAAAAAAGATTTGAAATCAATGCACAATCTGATAGATTGA
- a CDS encoding 6-carboxytetrahydropterin synthase: MATSPTILDSDFRYIDKKGNLLKTRTELTVAQMLTFLEQEYQYNHKITLKNGNEVSVDFKTAKGLIEVIDNDGDIEKYKQIKEDFPQDKVMAIGHAKYVAQIKELQDVVFYDKTPQTGSIFLEDASFSFDYAHILPLVEKCSILHGHTSSVMVELVGQMKDNLLLDFGEAKKIIKEVVNVFDHKFFINRKYLKQEDDSHFQIKFEGPKGMFELQVPKNTTYLLEGEATVENLSSEIIKLLAPKMPSNVEAVGVYIYEGYNKGSHIISNISR, from the coding sequence ATGGCAACAAGTCCAACAATTCTAGATTCAGATTTTAGATATATCGATAAAAAGGGAAATTTACTCAAAACCAGAACAGAATTGACAGTAGCACAAATGCTAACATTTCTTGAACAAGAATATCAATACAATCACAAGATCACATTGAAAAATGGAAATGAAGTAAGTGTTGATTTTAAAACAGCGAAGGGGTTAATCGAAGTTATTGATAATGATGGAGATATTGAAAAATATAAACAAATCAAAGAAGATTTTCCTCAAGATAAAGTAATGGCAATAGGGCATGCAAAATACGTCGCACAAATTAAAGAATTACAAGATGTTGTATTTTATGATAAAACACCACAAACAGGTTCAATATTTCTAGAAGATGCATCATTCTCATTTGATTATGCACACATACTGCCTTTAGTTGAAAAATGCTCAATATTACATGGACATACATCTTCTGTAATGGTAGAGCTTGTAGGACAAATGAAAGATAATTTGCTATTGGATTTTGGAGAAGCTAAAAAAATTATCAAAGAAGTTGTAAACGTATTTGATCATAAATTTTTCATCAATAGAAAATATCTCAAACAAGAAGATGATTCACATTTTCAAATTAAATTTGAAGGTCCTAAAGGGATGTTTGAATTACAAGTTCCCAAAAATACAACATATCTTTTAGAAGGAGAAGCTACCGTAGAAAATCTATCAAGTGAAATTATAAAATTATTAGCACCAAAAATGCCATCAAATGTAGAAGCAGTTGGTGTATACATCTATGAAGGCTACAACAAGGGTTCACATATTATTTCAAATATTTCAAGATAG
- a CDS encoding 4a-hydroxytetrahydrobiopterin dehydratase produces MMKLSDADIDEELKNLEGWSVMNQKLHKEFQFESFNQAFGFMTRAAMEIEKMNHHPEWFNVYNRITVELTTHDAGGITKNDVNLAKILNSLE; encoded by the coding sequence ATGATGAAATTATCAGATGCAGATATTGATGAAGAGTTAAAGAACTTGGAAGGTTGGAGTGTTATGAATCAAAAACTACACAAAGAATTTCAATTTGAAAGCTTTAATCAAGCTTTTGGCTTTATGACCAGAGCAGCTATGGAGATTGAAAAAATGAATCATCACCCAGAGTGGTTTAATGTTTACAATAGAATCACAGTAGAGCTGACAACTCACGACGCTGGAGGCATTACAAAAAACGATGTCAATCTTGCCAAAATTCTAAATTCTCTGGAATAA
- a CDS encoding asparagine synthase C-terminal domain-containing protein — MDKANEKLLENIKNSILDTINEKKIGIAFSGGVDSTLISKICSDMNFDITLLTIGFPDSHDILFAKQVNEYLKYPHHVLEIDSETFPTISSKINEKIQTENLSWNENCIAFYYVSKLASSLELDTVITANGIDELFCGYNAYREAFSGGESQIIEVMKSKLDNELKMMKAVNLIASEFEVKILQPLLSEKFIEYAKTIPISEKIHDSEDLYRKHIIRKLASDINVPELSCTKRKKALQYGSKIHKAFLKTR; from the coding sequence ATGGATAAGGCAAATGAGAAACTGCTTGAAAATATTAAAAATTCTATTTTAGATACAATAAACGAAAAGAAAATTGGAATTGCTTTTTCTGGAGGAGTAGATAGTACATTAATTTCAAAAATATGCTCTGACATGAATTTCGATATTACTTTGTTGACAATTGGATTTCCAGATTCACATGATATTTTGTTTGCAAAACAAGTAAATGAATATCTAAAATACCCTCATCATGTATTAGAGATTGACTCTGAGACTTTTCCTACAATTTCCTCAAAAATAAATGAGAAAATACAAACTGAAAATCTATCTTGGAATGAAAACTGTATTGCATTTTATTATGTTTCTAAACTTGCTAGTAGCTTGGAACTTGATACAGTAATCACAGCTAATGGAATTGATGAATTATTTTGTGGTTATAATGCATACAGAGAAGCATTTTCTGGAGGTGAATCTCAAATTATTGAAGTAATGAAATCTAAATTAGATAATGAATTGAAAATGATGAAGGCCGTTAATCTTATTGCATCAGAATTTGAAGTAAAAATTCTACAACCTCTATTGTCTGAAAAATTTATTGAATATGCAAAAACTATTCCAATATCTGAAAAAATTCATGATTCTGAAGATTTGTATCGTAAGCACATTATACGTAAATTAGCTAGTGACATTAACGTTCCAGAACTTTCATGTACAAAACGAAAGAAGGCGTTACAATATGGTTCTAAAATTCACAAGGCTTTTCTGAAAACTAGATGA
- the purB gene encoding adenylosuccinate lyase translates to MAILPIDNGRYGTKEMMDIFSEQRKVDYQLEIEGAAAISQSEIGMISKSVGKEIFRAAMSGKITAKRIKQLEAKSDHDTAALVESLSEKCSKSARPWIHYGLTSNDLVDTSNSMQMRDALQIIEPKVAKMASILAKKAVKYEKIPAVGRTHGQHASIISFGLKFANWAAEMAKHVERIEEIKKRILICKTLGVVGTGSLMGAKSLEVQKRASKRLKLFPAEVTTQVVPRERYAEYVFELALIGSTLEKIAIEIRNLQRTEIGEVAEQFKKGQMGSSAVPVKRNPIKSERVSSLSKLVRSQVAVSFENIPLWHERDLSNSANERFVIPTVSILVDEMLETMTRIVSNLMVNEKRIVENLYITKGQIFAEFVLEALIKKGIPRFVAYKDVQRVAFEANDKGIQYIDAIKNDKAFSSNLTDIEISAIFSPEKHLGASSAIIKNVQKSVQNTIKKFI, encoded by the coding sequence TTGGCAATTTTACCTATTGATAATGGTCGTTATGGAACTAAAGAAATGATGGATATTTTTAGTGAGCAGAGAAAAGTAGATTATCAATTAGAGATTGAAGGAGCTGCTGCAATTTCTCAAAGCGAGATAGGAATGATCTCAAAAAGTGTTGGAAAGGAAATCTTCAGAGCAGCAATGTCTGGAAAAATTACTGCTAAAAGAATAAAACAATTAGAAGCTAAAAGTGATCACGATACGGCAGCTCTTGTAGAATCATTAAGTGAGAAATGTAGTAAAAGTGCCAGACCATGGATTCATTATGGATTAACAAGTAACGATTTAGTAGATACAAGTAACTCAATGCAAATGAGAGATGCATTACAAATCATTGAACCCAAAGTTGCAAAGATGGCATCAATTCTTGCAAAAAAAGCTGTAAAGTATGAAAAGATTCCAGCTGTTGGTAGAACTCATGGACAACATGCAAGCATCATATCATTTGGATTAAAATTTGCTAATTGGGCAGCTGAAATGGCAAAGCATGTAGAAAGAATAGAGGAAATTAAGAAGAGGATTTTAATTTGTAAAACATTAGGTGTTGTAGGTACTGGTTCACTAATGGGTGCAAAATCACTAGAAGTGCAAAAAAGAGCATCAAAACGATTAAAATTATTTCCTGCCGAAGTGACAACTCAAGTGGTACCAAGAGAAAGATACGCAGAGTACGTATTTGAATTGGCATTAATTGGTTCTACTTTAGAAAAGATTGCCATAGAGATTAGAAACTTGCAAAGAACTGAAATTGGGGAAGTAGCTGAACAATTTAAGAAAGGACAAATGGGTAGTAGTGCAGTTCCTGTTAAAAGAAACCCAATCAAAAGTGAGCGAGTATCATCATTATCTAAATTAGTAAGAAGTCAAGTTGCAGTTTCCTTTGAAAATATTCCATTATGGCACGAACGGGATCTTTCAAATTCAGCTAACGAGAGATTCGTAATCCCAACAGTATCGATTTTAGTTGATGAAATGCTTGAAACCATGACCAGAATTGTTTCAAATTTGATGGTAAATGAAAAAAGAATTGTAGAGAATCTATACATTACAAAGGGACAGATATTTGCAGAATTCGTCTTAGAAGCTCTAATCAAAAAAGGCATCCCAAGATTCGTAGCATACAAAGATGTTCAACGAGTTGCATTTGAGGCAAATGATAAAGGAATTCAATACATCGATGCAATCAAAAATGATAAAGCATTCTCTTCAAACTTGACTGATATAGAAATCAGCGCAATATTTTCTCCAGAAAAACATCTTGGTGCATCTTCAGCAATAATTAAAAATGTACAAAAATCTGTTCAAAATACAATAAAAAAATTCATCTAG
- a CDS encoding CBS domain-containing protein yields MSNAKTITIKDVMTKSVISVDASMTINETAKMMEDAKVGAVIIMEKNFPIGIVTDRDFAVKVAAHAYEISTSIKQIMSSPLLSINSDESVRNAADLMFERGVRKLPVLEDDKVVGMITATDIVNLLAVSVEEDIRDMYFHSVAKIYSNYSPYN; encoded by the coding sequence ATGAGTAATGCTAAAACCATCACAATTAAAGATGTAATGACAAAATCTGTTATTTCTGTAGATGCATCAATGACAATTAATGAAACTGCAAAAATGATGGAAGATGCTAAAGTAGGAGCAGTTATCATTATGGAAAAAAATTTTCCAATAGGGATTGTCACAGATAGAGATTTTGCAGTAAAAGTAGCAGCACATGCATATGAAATTTCAACATCAATTAAACAAATAATGTCATCTCCATTATTATCAATAAATTCAGATGAATCAGTAAGAAATGCAGCTGATTTAATGTTTGAACGTGGAGTAAGGAAGCTTCCAGTTCTAGAAGATGATAAAGTAGTTGGAATGATTACCGCAACAGATATTGTTAATTTACTGGCAGTTAGCGTAGAAGAAGACATTAGAGATATGTACTTTCATTCTGTAGCAAAAATTTATTCTAATTATAGTCCATATAATTAA
- a CDS encoding universal stress protein, whose translation MTFKIKKILVPLDGSPNSFRGFDVAVQMARESHSTITGLYVLGIVKPRASDPITPLEKILLEHAQKIMKKAKLLAAKKGILFFDRISYGDDGKRIVEVAEKQNFDLIVIGSRGMGAAKELFLGSTSNYVLHKSKKPVLIVK comes from the coding sequence ATGACTTTCAAAATTAAGAAAATTCTTGTACCCCTAGATGGCTCACCTAATTCATTTCGAGGTTTTGATGTTGCAGTACAAATGGCAAGAGAGTCACATTCTACAATTACTGGTCTGTATGTTTTAGGAATTGTTAAACCAAGAGCTAGTGACCCAATTACTCCTTTAGAGAAAATTTTATTGGAACATGCTCAAAAAATCATGAAAAAAGCAAAATTACTAGCAGCTAAAAAAGGAATTTTGTTTTTTGATAGAATATCTTATGGCGATGATGGAAAAAGAATTGTTGAAGTGGCAGAAAAACAAAATTTTGATCTAATTGTAATTGGTTCAAGGGGAATGGGTGCTGCAAAAGAGCTATTTCTTGGTAGTACTTCAAATTATGTACTTCATAAATCAAAGAAACCCGTACTGATTGTAAAATAA
- a CDS encoding RtcB family protein yields MSSSNPKKIGENQYQIDADSSLGMKVPVKIYADEPLLQKMLSDRTIMQARNVASIPGIVSHSVVLPDGHEGYGFPVGGVAAMDAEEGMISPGGVGYDINCGVRLLRSNLDEQTVRSKLKELVNDLFSSIPSGVGSKGAVKLSHSELDEVLVEGVNWAIDHGYGSSNDSDVCEENGQIQNADPNKVSDKARKRGAPQLGSLGSGNHFLEVQKVAEIHDEEAANRMGIKEGTITVLIHCGSRGFGHQVCSDYLRVSEQAMQKYDIDLPDRELACVPNNSEEGESYRKAMFAALNFAWSNRQMLTHWTRNSFERVFNQSESDLDMKLVYDVAHNIAKVEKHKVDGAERKLVVHRKGATRAFPANRDEIPSKYRDLGQPVLVPGSMGTASWILLGKPNSMNLSFGSTAHGAGRTMSRSKARRNYSENDVKKSLNDQGIFIKALTRDGVVEETPQAYKDVDAVVNVSHNLGIATKVAKLVPIGVIKG; encoded by the coding sequence ATGTCATCTTCTAACCCAAAAAAAATCGGAGAAAACCAATACCAAATTGATGCTGATTCTAGTCTTGGAATGAAGGTACCTGTGAAAATTTATGCTGATGAACCGTTATTACAAAAAATGCTATCTGATAGAACAATTATGCAAGCACGAAATGTTGCATCAATTCCAGGAATAGTCAGTCATAGCGTTGTTTTGCCTGATGGGCATGAGGGTTATGGTTTTCCAGTAGGCGGTGTTGCAGCAATGGATGCTGAAGAAGGAATGATTAGTCCAGGTGGTGTAGGATATGATATCAATTGTGGTGTGAGATTACTTCGTTCAAATTTAGATGAACAAACAGTTCGTTCCAAACTTAAAGAATTAGTCAATGATCTATTTAGCTCAATTCCTTCAGGGGTTGGTTCTAAGGGTGCAGTAAAACTTAGTCATTCAGAACTAGATGAAGTTTTAGTTGAAGGTGTAAACTGGGCAATTGATCATGGATATGGCTCATCAAATGATTCAGATGTTTGTGAGGAAAATGGTCAAATTCAAAACGCTGATCCAAACAAAGTTTCTGATAAAGCAAGAAAGAGAGGTGCTCCTCAACTAGGAAGTTTGGGTTCTGGAAATCATTTTCTAGAAGTACAAAAGGTTGCAGAAATCCATGATGAAGAAGCAGCAAACAGAATGGGAATTAAAGAAGGAACTATTACTGTTTTAATTCACTGTGGCTCCCGAGGTTTTGGTCATCAAGTATGTAGTGATTATCTTAGAGTTTCCGAACAAGCAATGCAAAAATATGATATTGACTTGCCTGATAGAGAACTTGCATGTGTGCCAAACAATTCTGAAGAAGGTGAATCTTATAGAAAAGCAATGTTTGCTGCATTAAATTTTGCATGGAGTAATAGACAAATGCTAACGCATTGGACTAGGAATTCTTTTGAACGTGTTTTTAATCAATCGGAATCTGATCTTGATATGAAATTAGTTTATGATGTTGCCCATAACATTGCCAAAGTAGAAAAACACAAAGTTGATGGTGCAGAAAGAAAATTAGTAGTTCATAGAAAAGGAGCTACTAGAGCATTTCCTGCAAATCGTGATGAAATCCCATCTAAATACCGTGATTTAGGTCAACCTGTCTTGGTACCCGGTTCAATGGGTACTGCAAGCTGGATTTTACTTGGTAAACCCAACTCAATGAATTTGAGTTTTGGCTCTACTGCTCATGGTGCTGGAAGAACAATGTCTAGATCTAAAGCCAGAAGGAATTATTCTGAAAATGATGTAAAAAAATCTCTCAATGATCAAGGAATATTTATCAAAGCATTAACACGGGACGGTGTTGTCGAAGAAACCCCTCAAGCTTACAAAGATGTAGATGCTGTAGTAAATGTGTCTCATAATTTGGGAATAGCCACAAAAGTAGCAAAACTAGTGCCTATTGGTGTGATTAAAGGTTGA
- a CDS encoding DNA-binding protein encodes MSEEDSELERLKAKRLAEMQKNISTREEIKESTKSQKEKIPENPRASVVKILGFRGLEVLENAESQFPNETKIIIDKIFELIKTGEINETLDGGKLLTLFRSVGLNVRMETKINVEQDGKFVSLSDKLSKGSSENSDEE; translated from the coding sequence TTGAGCGAAGAAGATTCTGAACTTGAAAGATTAAAAGCAAAGCGACTAGCTGAAATGCAAAAAAATATTTCTACACGAGAAGAAATCAAAGAATCTACAAAATCTCAAAAAGAAAAAATTCCTGAAAATCCTCGTGCTTCAGTTGTAAAGATTCTTGGATTTCGAGGATTAGAAGTTTTAGAAAATGCTGAATCACAATTTCCAAATGAAACTAAAATAATTATAGACAAAATATTTGAATTAATTAAAACTGGTGAAATTAATGAAACTCTTGATGGGGGGAAGTTGCTGACTCTGTTTCGATCAGTTGGACTCAATGTTCGAATGGAAACTAAAATTAATGTTGAACAAGATGGAAAATTTGTATCCTTAAGTGATAAACTCAGTAAGGGCTCATCTGAAAATAGTGATGAAGAATGA
- a CDS encoding 30S ribosomal protein S11, which produces MSETEAQIKEVPEVVETPVEEVETEAKVESKAQPEAKKEGPDKWGIAHIYSSYNNTIIHMTDLTGAETVSISSGGIHVNADRYESSPFAAMKAANAVVESARTKGFTGFHIRVRAVGGVGSRVPGPGAQAAIRALARGGFKIGRIDDVTPIPHDTTRKKGGKRGRRV; this is translated from the coding sequence TTGTCAGAAACTGAAGCCCAAATCAAGGAAGTTCCAGAAGTGGTAGAAACACCAGTTGAAGAAGTAGAAACTGAAGCTAAAGTAGAATCCAAGGCTCAACCAGAGGCAAAAAAAGAAGGACCTGACAAATGGGGAATTGCCCACATTTACAGTAGTTACAATAATACAATTATTCATATGACTGATCTTACTGGTGCAGAGACTGTATCAATTAGTTCAGGTGGAATCCACGTTAATGCTGACAGATATGAGTCATCACCATTTGCTGCAATGAAAGCTGCAAATGCAGTTGTAGAATCTGCAAGAACAAAAGGATTCACAGGATTTCACATCAGAGTTCGTGCAGTAGGAGGAGTTGGCTCTAGAGTTCCAGGTCCAGGAGCACAAGCTGCAATCAGAGCTTTGGCAAGAGGCGGATTCAAGATTGGAAGAATTGATGATGTAACACCTATCCCTCATGACACCACTAGAAAGAAAGGTGGAAAAAGAGGAAGAAGAGTCTAA
- the thiL gene encoding thiamine-phosphate kinase, producing the protein MTKLDEFTIIKIFQKEFGNKKFVSEDVETFNVGKIKIVAKTDTLVESTDIPKKMGLEEAARKSIVACVSDFASKGIRPEFGIISVNLPNNISHSKITSIAKGFKKAAKEYGIAILGGDTNSGKEIVFNVSIFGNSNKIVTRKDSKIGDIIFVTGPFGYTKIGLDLLLGKRKEKGKFAEKSIKSMTNPKPKIGFGLKNKKYFSSSMDSSDGLSTTLNEMSKQSKKKFIISNMPVKRDLEKYAKIHKLDLISLVFHGGEEYEFVFTVHPKYKEIIKKNARRLKTPIIEIGQVESGNGVFLKEGRNYNKIRDLGWKHFR; encoded by the coding sequence ATGACAAAGTTAGATGAATTCACTATAATCAAAATTTTTCAAAAGGAATTTGGAAATAAGAAATTTGTTTCTGAAGATGTAGAGACATTCAATGTAGGAAAAATCAAAATTGTTGCTAAAACAGATACACTTGTAGAAAGTACAGACATTCCAAAGAAAATGGGGTTAGAAGAAGCTGCAAGAAAAAGTATTGTTGCATGTGTAAGTGATTTTGCTTCAAAAGGGATAAGACCAGAATTTGGTATCATATCAGTAAATCTACCAAATAATATTTCACACTCAAAAATCACATCTATCGCAAAAGGATTCAAAAAAGCTGCTAAAGAGTACGGAATTGCAATTTTAGGTGGTGATACTAATTCAGGTAAAGAGATAGTCTTTAACGTAAGTATTTTTGGCAATTCAAACAAAATAGTAACAAGAAAAGATTCCAAAATAGGGGACATCATATTTGTGACAGGTCCATTCGGCTATACAAAAATAGGATTAGATTTACTTCTCGGTAAACGAAAAGAAAAAGGAAAATTTGCTGAAAAATCAATTAAATCAATGACCAATCCTAAACCAAAGATTGGTTTTGGGTTAAAAAATAAAAAATATTTTTCATCATCAATGGATTCGAGTGATGGATTATCAACAACACTGAATGAAATGTCAAAACAAAGTAAGAAGAAATTCATTATTAGCAACATGCCTGTAAAAAGGGATTTAGAAAAATATGCAAAAATCCATAAGCTTGATTTGATTTCTTTGGTTTTTCATGGAGGGGAGGAGTATGAATTTGTTTTTACAGTACATCCAAAATATAAAGAAATAATTAAAAAAAATGCTAGACGTCTTAAAACACCCATTATAGAAATAGGACAGGTAGAATCAGGTAATGGAGTATTTCTTAAAGAAGGTAGAAATTATAATAAAATTAGAGACTTGGGATGGAAACATTTTAGATAA